The Branchiostoma floridae strain S238N-H82 chromosome 8, Bfl_VNyyK, whole genome shotgun sequence genome has a segment encoding these proteins:
- the LOC118421511 gene encoding TNF receptor-associated factor 1-like, producing the protein MAQKRRDATVGKTTVIDSVCFFTSRAGYKMRAQVYLNGYGRGEGTHVSVFFVMMKGEYDAILSWPFRQKVTFTLLDQDHQADVTDWFHAGAYPTSPSFARPTGDSNLPCGTPDFVPLERLYNSGHAYVRDDTMFLKITVDTVGLV; encoded by the exons ATGGCTCAAAAGCGCCGCGATGCGACAGTTGGTAAAACTACAGTCATCGATTCTGTGTGCTTCTTCACCAGCCGCGCGGGATACAAGATGCGCGCACAGGTGTACTTGAACGGGTACGGCAGAGGGGAGGGCACACACGTCAGCGTCTTCTTCGTCATGATGAAGGGAGAATACGACGCCATTCTGTCCTGGCCTTTCCGTCAGAAG GTGACATTCACACTACTAGACCAGGACCACCAAGCAGACGTGACGGACTGGTTCCATGCCGGTGCCTACCCGACCAGCCCGTCCTTTGCGCGGCCCACCGGTGACTCCAACCTGCCCTGCGGGACTCCCGACTTCGTGCCGCTGGAGCGGCTGTACAACAGCGGGCACGCATACGTCAGGGACGACACCATGTTCCTCAAGATCACCGTGGACACTGTTGGACTGGTCTAA